cctcttcctcgcgGGCCGCCGGGCACGGCGGGTCCTCGGCCTAGGGGGAGAAATGCGGGAGGGAACCGCTCCTGCCGCGGGCGCGCGGAGAGCAGCGAGTCCTTTCCGCGAGCACCCGAGGGGGCTTCGTCCCCTCCCGGGGGGCCGGGCAGGACCCACCGGTCACCGCCGCTTACGCAACGCCGCCCTGCCTCGGCCGTCTCGGGCAGCCTAATCCCCGCTTTACCCTCGTTTAAAGGCGGGATTACCGCGGGGGATTTTCATCCTTACGACCCAGAGCCCCTAGGCCCAGCCGGGTCAGGCCGCCGGGAAACGCCGCCCGGCCTGGCCCAGTCCCGGTCCCTTCCGTCCCCCTCTCCCTCCGCCTTTCGGGGCTGCGATTCCCAGCCCCAAGCGCCACCGAACCGAAGGGCGAGGGCAGCTCCTGGGCACCCCGGGGCACAGCCCGGGCAGCCTCCGGGTGACGAAGCTCCCTGCggcgccccgcagcgccccgcgccccccgagCCGCTCACGGGACGAGGGGCGAACGCCCCGGcgggcccggggctgcccccggtgGGCGCCCGGCGCGGCCCCCGCGGGGAAGGGCGGCTTACGCTGGGCGGGCCGGcggctccctgctcccccttctcctccagcagcggCCCCAGCTCGGCCAGCTCCAGGTGCACTCTCtcccggccggcggcggcggccagccccgtgcccggcccggcggcggcggctttGCGGGACGCCatggaggcggcggcggcggcggcggcgaagCTCCTGGGGGCCGGTGCGGGTCCCTCGGCGTCCTCGTGCCGCCGCGCTGCGGAGGGAACGGAGCGGAGTCAacggcgccgggccgggcctgagaccggcggcaccggggggagGACCGGGAAGAACCGGATGGGGTCACGGGGGCACCGGGACGGCTCCGGCCGTGCTCAGGGCCAGGacgccgccggccccgcggcgccgccccccgcccgcacTCACCGGCCGCGACAGCCCgcgcagggcggcggcggcggcggcaccggaAGCGACGCTGAGGGACCGGGCCGCTTCCGGCAGCgacgccccgccccgccggggggcCGCGCGGTTCCGGCGCTACGATTGGTTGAGACGGCTGTCCGTCTGGCTcctgccccgccccgccggctgCTGCGATTGGGCGAGGCGCCCGGCGGCGAGGGGGGCGCTCTAGCCCGGCGGCGCGTCTCGGCTGCCCCCtgcgggaggggcgggggcggTGCCGGCCCCGGGAGGCCTCCGGGGGagcgggcggggggggaagATGTCCCCTCAGGGCGACGCCGTTTGTGGGGGCGCGGAGGCgttggggctggaagggacctgcagGGTCGCCTGCTCCAAGCACCCCCCGTCACCACTGTCACCCCCTGAgccctgtccccaagcaccgGGCCCGACCTCTccttgagcacccccagggacggtgactcccccacctccctgggcaacccgtcccaacgcctgaccgctctttctcAGCAGAAACGTCAGAAGTGTCAGAAATGTCTCCTCGGTGGCGTCAATTCCTTCCAAACGGTGTCACCGAAAAGGTGGCATCCTCCCCCGTCCCTCCCCAAGCCCTCTCAGGCCTCCTGGGGCTAGAAGGAATTGACAGAAAATTCAcggaatcatagaattgtacATTTAGGCATTCTGTATCTTTACCGCTCCATAACTTTCTATATATCCTACCACCCCATAAACGCTGCCCCGCTACCACGGCGACGCAGCCCTGAGGGGTGCCCAGGCACGGGGACGGGCCCCGTCCGTGCTCCCAGGCtccctgtccctctgtccctccgTCCCCGGCCGCCCCAAGCACCAAAAGGCGTCGAGGGCTCCTCTGGCGGCTCGGCCCCAGCACTAATTGTCCCCGAGGTCGTCCCCTGGCTGTTGTGGCCAGCTCGTCTTTCCCCGCCGGCCAGGGACAGGTTTAATTACCCCCGCTAATGGCAGCCCGGGAGCGGAGACTCCCCTCGGCCCGCCGCCACGCCGGCGGCTCCTGTTCCCCATCAATTATTCACGGCTCCGCTCTGGGCAGGGGTTTCTCGGGGCTGCTCGGGGGGGATTTTCCAACCTTTCTGGTGTTAAGGAGCCGCCCCAGGTCCTGGGGCTGGTTGGAGGTGCCGGGGCCACCGCTGTCCCCGTGGGGTGAGTGGTGCTGGCTTTGGAGGGGACGCGGGGCGCGAACGTtttgggggagcagggggcagcccGAGGGAGcctgctgggggctctgggctggggTTTTTTGGGCTCCGGACCTcacccactgcagccccatGGGGGCTCGAGGGCCCTcaggctcccagcagcagctggggaagggcaaACCCTCTCCAGGCGTAGGGCTGTTGCTGTCCCAGCTCCTTGCGGcacttggctgctgctgccccacggGCAGAGCCATCCATCGCTCCCCTGACCTGATCTGGAGGGCGTGGGGGGAAACTTGCCAGGAACAGGTTTCCTCTCTCAGCACTGGTCCCTGTCTCTCCCTTCTGTGGCCGTGCGCTGGACCTCCCCGTGTCCCACTGCAACCGGGGCGCGGGACAGGTCGGGGCTGGCTGGGGCCAGGGCTCAGCTCCCCCCTCTGCAGGGACAAACGCTGCCGTCCTGCCGCCgcctgcctgcagagccccgTCCCCTCGGCGTCCCCATGGGCGTCTTGAGCTGCGTGAAGTACCTGATGTTCATCTTCAACGTGCTGGTGTTTGTGAGtccccccgggcccggcgggatggaggggagcaggggaacCGGCCGGTCCCACCCGCGACGTGAGGCTGTGGTCACTGACAGGCTCCGGGGAGGGGTGGCACCGCTCCGAGGGATGGgaccccagcagggcttggagcaTCCTCAGTCCCCGTGAGGTGCCCGGGGCTGGTCGCCGTGCCCTGTGACCGCGGTGTGTCCCGCAGGCCGGGGGGACGTGCCTGGTGGGCGTCGGGCTCTGGGTGGCCGTGGACCCGGCTGGTTTCCAGGACATCGTGGCCGCCAAGCCTGTGCTGAGCGCGGGCGCCTACCTGCTGCTGGCCGTGGGCATCGCCCTCTCGCTGCTGGGCTTCctggggtgctgcggggcccTGCGCCGGAgccggctcctgctgctggtggtgagTGAGGGGAGAGGTGGGAAGAGCTGGGGGATGCAGGGCTGTGGGATGCGGGGTGTCCCCAGAGGAGCCACAAGACCCATCCTGGCCTTGTCAGCCCTCAACACACACCCCAATCCAGTCCCCACATTGTGAGACTTTGAATTTAAAGGCCAGAGGATTTGATAAAGCACTGGGTGGGATCTTTTCTCGCTGAAGCCAGTGGCTTGTCCCACAGGGCCTTTCTGAGCCTCTTCCCTCAATGGCGAGAGCTAGAAACCCCTTTCTGAGCATGGGCACGACAATTTCTTTGGCATCCCCAGACCCTGGCAGGCAgtgcttgtttttaatgttctgCCTGGCAGCTGCGGTGCTTGGAGATGTCGTGCCCGTCCCCGAGAACTGCATGCTTGTCTCCTGgaccccccctgacccccatCCCAGGGCTGTGCgctggcagggagagctgcaggggagggaggagcaggagcgaGCTGCACACGGACTCAGGCTGCCCTCTGACTCCTCCATCCTGCTGCCTTCCAGTTCTTCGTCCTCGTCAGCCTCGTCTTTGTCACACAGCTGGTCGGGGCTGTGCTCTTCCTGGTGCACTGGAAGCAGGTATTGTCCCTGCGCCCTGCCGCAGCGCCCAGCCGCTCTCCTCCCTCCATCATGCCCTGGGTCCCTCAGCAACCAGCTGGGGACTGGGACGGTGCAGGGTCGTCCTCCTCACCCTCACCTTCATCACCAGCACGCTGAGCAAGCCTGAGCCCAGCTGGCCCTACCACGCGGAGGGGCTGTGTCCCTCTGCCCCCGAGagctggtggcactgggtggtTGATGGTGGGCATGCGGTGACTCCGTGCCTGGGACCGGTCCTGGGATGCTCACGGGTGGCGCTGACCCCACAGATCCGGCCAGAGctcttcctgtctgagctgcagAGGAACTACCGTGGGGATGAGGACGCCGAGGTCTTCTCTGTGGCCTGGAACACCCTCATGGTCATGGTGAGCGGGGAAGCTCCTGCTGGGATGTGGAGCACCCATGGGCCCTGCTCAGGGTGACCGTGACCACAGGGGGAGTTCTCATGGACCCCAGTCAGACTGCGTGCAGCATGCTGAGCTGTTCCCCTCCCTCTATTGCTTCCCCAAGCAAAGTCCCTGCATTTTGACAGCACGTTGATGGCGTTCCCTTTCCATTTCAGTTCTCCTGCTGTGGCGTTTTAGGGCCTGAAGACTTTGGGAATGGCTCCCGGTTCCAGGAGCTGCATCCGGGGACGCCCTGGCCGCGGGCGTGCTGTGCCTGGGACGGGCTCCTGCAGGCAGgcgagctgctgggctgggagcagtgCCGGGAGAGGAGCCCTGGCTACATCCACGAGCAGGTAGGGCTGCACGGGCACCTGCCCTGCGCTGCCAGGCCCTGCCACGTCCCTGCCGTGTCCCCAGCACGTCTCAGGCTCTTGCCTATGGGGAACAGCACCCTCTGCCCCGAGCACTGAAGCGGGGACAGGACCCGAGGCACTGCTGTACTGTGGTTCCGCACAGTGgtacccccccaaacccaccgcTCACCCTGCCCCACCACGGTGCCCCTGACCCGTCCCAACCTCCCCAGCCCTCGGTCTTCCTTTGAGCTCCCTGCAGTGAAGCCCGAGGGATGCCTCCAACATCTCCActcctgcccagggctgcttCCCCACCTTCGGCAGGACCTTGCAGAATTACATCTCTGTCCCCGGGACGTGCAGCTTGGCCGTGCTGGGCATCGAGGTACggcgtgggggctgggggggcacaaggcaggcagcaggtcACCCCGCACGGGTGCTCTTTTTGCcaggagggaaggggatggggctTTGTGTGTGAAGGGACCACAGGCAGGCTCAGAATGCCCCCCCTGGCCTCTGGTTGTCATGATTACACCCAGAAAGTTGCACTCTGAGCAGGTCTGTCTCAGGAGTGTAAAGCCAACCTCCCACCCGCTGCGGATGAGATGGGTTGAGGGAGCAAGGTTTATTTTGCTCCTGCAGGCCCAGGAGAGGAGGAGCACTGCTCAGCATTCCTCCGcgcagcacggggcagcccctggTGCGTCACAGCCACCCTGGTGCCTGGCTGGACCGGGAGCAGGACACCGAACCCTTTACTGCCCAGGCACTCAGATTCCACCCAGGCGCTGCTGCGGCAGGGAGTTAACCTGCTCCGTCTCCTTTCGTTTCAGATCTTTGCCATGTTCTTTGCCTTTTGCCTTTACTACAACTTCGACTGAGCAGGCCACTGGGAGCAGTGTTCCTGGCCACCGCCAGTGCAGCAGAGATGAGCCAAGGGCTTTGGAAACAGCAGCAGGCAAGGATGCTCCATTTTATTGCATATCGCAGCCCAGCTCTATAGTTCAGGAGCTTTGCTGAGTCCTGTGTCCGCTCCAGGAGGCAAATAAGAATGAGCTGGCTCACTTGtcctggagcagggacaggacACAGGTCAAATTCTTTACACCCAAACATGCAGAGCAGGAGCCTGAGCTTCGGACTTGGCCATGCTGCAATCTGCCAATAAAATAGCTGTGATGACGTGGGGTCCTGCCCCCAACATCTTCTCATCTGCTGTACCACCAAAAATTACCATGTGGGTCAGGATAGCAGAGTCCGCCTTCCTCTCAATGCTCGCAGCCTCACTGCCCTGTCCCACACACACCTTTCTTCCACATCCTGCCCCCTCCCACACCTCTGAGTTCCCTTCTGGGTTTTCTCCACCCTCAGCACTCAGCGGGCGCTTTTCGCTATCCAGCCCCTGGAGACACAACAGCACCTAGACTCGTTCCACAACCCAGCTCGTGTTAAATGGTGTAAGCTGCAACTGGAACGTCGCATGCTGCTCTAAAGAGACAGAGTTTTAAGACATAGCAGTTTAGAACTTAAATTACTGAGGTATCCTTTAGTAACCTTTATTTTACAAGGCAAAGGAAGCCTTCACTAGAGAAGGACACTGCAAACTAGTTCTAGTGTCTGTTGCTCAGCTTTTGTTCACTGTACATTTTGAGGCAAGGACACTGGAATAGAAACAGTCTTTAGTGCTGTTTGCATTCCTTTGAGAGAAAGCTGGTAGTCAGAAGCAGCACTGGTACTTCCAATTGAACTTTTCTTCAGAGTACTCTGAAACCCCCAAACAAAATGTAAgcctcaggggaaaaaaaaagtaaataaaagctttatattttatttataaaatagaaCTTCTGACAGAAAAGCACCtaggaaatagaaaaacaaagcctgctactattaaaatatttagctaTACCtgtgtaaagaaaaaaggacagcGAAAACAAAATTGACAGCCACACCAGGAACAAAAATCACTTAAGACTCCAGGCGagatttcttctccttcttggTGATACtactcccttttcttttcagcatgaTAGATTCACTGGTGGTACTTGTTTCACtctggtttgttttctcttct
The sequence above is a segment of the Anser cygnoides isolate HZ-2024a breed goose chromosome 25, Taihu_goose_T2T_genome, whole genome shotgun sequence genome. Coding sequences within it:
- the LOC106046110 gene encoding tetraspanin-18-like, which gives rise to MGVLSCVKYLMFIFNVLVFAGGTCLVGVGLWVAVDPAGFQDIVAAKPVLSAGAYLLLAVGIALSLLGFLGCCGALRRSRLLLLVFFVLVSLVFVTQLVGAVLFLVHWKQIRPELFLSELQRNYRGDEDAEVFSVAWNTLMVMFSCCGVLGPEDFGNGSRFQELHPGTPWPRACCAWDGLLQAGELLGWEQCRERSPGYIHEQGCFPTFGRTLQNYISVPGTCSLAVLGIEVRRGGWGGTRQAAGHPARVLFLPGGKGMGLCV